The following are encoded in a window of Novosphingobium sp. THN1 genomic DNA:
- a CDS encoding DUF2490 domain-containing protein, producing MRRTRLLLAAAGLCFPATAMAAQEDEQVWLAQFSTIEVGQKVLLFTDVQLRFTDGADRLGQVLLRPAVGYRITPSDTLFLGYAYVRTEPLNGTPTDEHRMFQQALVRVVGGPGKTTVTSRTRLEQRWLEGRSGMGWRLRQQVRVETPVAKGLNAIVWAEPFVNFDTTSWGQRAGFDQLRGFTGVGVPIAKGIAIEAGYSGQYVNRFNVPDRMNHIGSLSLTIRK from the coding sequence ATGCGGCGCACGCGTCTCCTGCTGGCCGCCGCCGGCCTCTGCTTCCCCGCCACGGCCATGGCCGCGCAGGAGGACGAACAGGTCTGGCTGGCCCAGTTCTCGACGATCGAGGTCGGGCAGAAGGTCCTGCTCTTCACCGATGTGCAACTGCGCTTCACCGATGGAGCGGACCGGCTGGGGCAGGTCCTGTTGCGTCCCGCCGTCGGCTATCGCATCACGCCCAGCGATACGCTGTTCCTCGGTTACGCCTATGTCCGCACCGAGCCGTTGAACGGCACGCCGACCGACGAGCACCGCATGTTCCAGCAGGCGCTTGTTCGCGTGGTCGGCGGCCCCGGCAAGACGACGGTTACCTCTCGCACCCGTCTCGAACAGCGCTGGCTGGAAGGGCGCTCCGGCATGGGCTGGCGCCTGCGTCAGCAGGTGCGCGTCGAAACGCCGGTGGCCAAGGGCCTCAACGCCATTGTCTGGGCCGAACCCTTCGTCAATTTCGACACGACCTCATGGGGCCAGCGCGCCGGGTTCGACCAGCTGCGCGGCTTTACCGGGGTGGGCGTACCTATCGCCAAGGGCATTGCCATCGAGGCGGGATATTCGGGCCAGTATGTCAACCGTTTCAACGTGCCCGATCGCATGAATCACATCGGCAGCCTGTCGCTCACCATCCGCAAATGA
- a CDS encoding amidohydrolase family protein: MTTELKTGGEQGYLRIATEEAFATREIIDVYLRMIRDGTADRGMASLWGFYATSPSERAMQIMDRLLDLGERRIADMDSTGIDKAILALTSPGVQPLLDAEEAKTLAARANDTLAAACEKYPDRYIGMGTVAPQDPEWSAREIHRGAKELGFKGIQINSHTQGRYLDEEFFDPIFRALVEVDQPLYIHPATSPDSMIGPMLDAGLDGAIFGFGVETGMHLLRLITIGIFDKYPSLQIMVGHMGEALPYWLYRLDYMHQAGVRSQRYERMKPLKKTIAGYLQSNVLVTNSGVAWEPAIKFCQQVMGEDRVMYAMDYPYQYVADEVRAMDAMDMSAETKKKFFQTNAEKWFKL, translated from the coding sequence ATGACAACAGAACTCAAGACAGGTGGCGAACAGGGCTACCTGCGCATCGCCACCGAGGAAGCCTTCGCCACGCGCGAGATCATCGACGTTTACTTGCGCATGATCCGCGACGGCACGGCGGACCGCGGCATGGCCTCGCTCTGGGGCTTTTACGCCACTTCGCCGTCCGAACGCGCCATGCAGATCATGGACCGCCTGCTCGATCTGGGTGAGCGCCGCATCGCCGACATGGATTCGACTGGCATCGACAAGGCGATCCTCGCCTTGACCTCGCCCGGCGTACAGCCGCTGCTTGATGCCGAAGAGGCAAAGACTCTCGCTGCCCGCGCCAACGATACGCTTGCTGCTGCCTGTGAGAAGTATCCGGACCGCTACATCGGCATGGGCACGGTCGCCCCGCAGGACCCGGAATGGTCGGCGCGCGAGATCCATCGCGGTGCGAAGGAACTGGGCTTCAAGGGCATCCAGATCAATAGTCACACCCAGGGCCGCTATCTCGACGAGGAATTCTTCGACCCGATCTTCCGCGCCCTCGTCGAAGTCGATCAGCCGCTCTACATCCACCCCGCCACCTCGCCGGATTCGATGATCGGCCCGATGCTCGATGCCGGGCTGGATGGCGCGATCTTCGGCTTCGGCGTCGAGACCGGCATGCACCTCCTGCGCCTCATCACCATCGGCATCTTCGACAAGTACCCGAGCTTGCAGATCATGGTCGGCCACATGGGCGAGGCGCTGCCCTACTGGCTCTACCGCCTCGACTACATGCATCAGGCCGGCGTCCGCTCGCAGCGTTACGAGCGCATGAAGCCGCTCAAGAAGACCATCGCGGGCTATCTCCAGTCCAACGTCCTCGTCACCAATTCGGGCGTGGCGTGGGAGCCGGCGATCAAGTTCTGCCAGCAGGTCATGGGCGAGGACCGCGTGATGTACGCGATGGACTACCCCTACCAGTACGTCGCCGACGAAGTCCGCGCGATGGATGCCATGGACATGAGCGCTGAAACCAAGAAGAAGTTCTTCCAGACGAATGCGGAGAAGTGGTTCAAGCTTTGA